The Mycolicibacterium doricum genome includes a region encoding these proteins:
- a CDS encoding glycine--tRNA ligase, with amino-acid sequence MASIIDTVANLAKRRGLVYQSGEIYGGTKSAWDYGPLGVELKENIKRQWWKAVVTARDDVVGLDSAIILPREVWVASGHVEVFNDPLVECLNCHKRHRQDHMQEAYAAKKGKGETAVDPDSVPMTEITCPDCGTKGQWTEPRDFNMMLKTYLGPIESEEGLHYLRPETAQGIFVNFANVVTTARKKPPFGIGQIGKSFRNEITPGNFIFRTREFEQMEMEFFVAPSTAEEWHQYWIDTRLQWYVDLGIDRDNLRLYEHPKDKLSHYSDRTVDIEYKFGFAGNPWGELEGVANRTDFDLSTHSKHSGTDLSFYDQASDLRYTPYVIEPAAGLTRSLMAFLVDAYTEDDAPNAKGGVDKRTVLRLDPRLAPVKAAVLPLSRHADLSPKARDLAAELRKNWNVEFDDAGAIGRRYRRQDEIGTPYCITVDFDSLEDHAVTIRERDTMTQDRIGLGAVSDYLAVRLMGC; translated from the coding sequence CCGTGGATTGGTCTACCAATCCGGCGAGATCTACGGCGGCACGAAATCGGCGTGGGACTACGGGCCGCTCGGGGTGGAGCTCAAGGAGAACATCAAGCGGCAGTGGTGGAAAGCCGTCGTGACGGCTCGGGACGATGTCGTGGGCTTGGACTCCGCCATCATCCTTCCGCGCGAGGTGTGGGTGGCCTCCGGTCACGTCGAGGTGTTCAACGATCCGCTGGTCGAATGTCTGAACTGCCACAAGCGCCACCGGCAGGACCACATGCAGGAGGCGTACGCCGCGAAGAAGGGCAAGGGCGAGACCGCCGTCGATCCGGACTCGGTGCCGATGACCGAGATCACCTGCCCGGACTGCGGCACCAAGGGTCAGTGGACCGAACCGCGCGACTTCAACATGATGCTCAAGACCTACCTCGGCCCGATCGAGAGCGAGGAGGGGCTGCACTACCTGCGGCCGGAGACCGCCCAAGGCATCTTCGTGAACTTCGCCAACGTGGTGACCACGGCACGCAAGAAGCCGCCCTTCGGCATCGGCCAGATCGGCAAGAGCTTCCGCAACGAGATCACCCCGGGCAACTTCATCTTCCGCACCCGCGAGTTCGAGCAGATGGAGATGGAGTTCTTCGTCGCACCGTCGACGGCCGAGGAGTGGCACCAGTACTGGATCGACACCCGCCTGCAGTGGTACGTCGACCTCGGCATCGACCGTGACAACCTCCGGCTCTACGAGCATCCGAAGGACAAGCTGTCGCACTATTCGGACCGCACGGTCGACATCGAGTACAAGTTCGGCTTCGCCGGCAACCCGTGGGGGGAGCTCGAAGGTGTGGCCAACCGCACCGATTTCGACCTGTCCACCCATTCGAAGCACTCCGGTACCGACCTGTCGTTCTACGACCAAGCGAGCGATCTCCGCTACACGCCGTACGTGATCGAACCGGCGGCAGGGCTGACCCGGTCGCTGATGGCCTTCCTGGTCGACGCCTACACCGAGGACGACGCCCCCAACGCGAAGGGCGGTGTCGACAAGCGCACGGTGCTGAGACTCGACCCGCGGCTGGCCCCGGTCAAGGCCGCGGTGCTGCCACTGTCACGCCACGCCGACCTGTCACCCAAGGCACGTGACCTCGCCGCCGAGTTGCGCAAGAACTGGAACGTCGAGTTCGACGACGCCGGTGCGATCGGCCGTCGCTACCGCCGCCAGGACGAGATCGGCACCCCGTACTGCATCACCGTCGACTTCGACTCGCTCGAGGACCATGCCGTGACGATCCGCGAGCGGGACACGATGACCCAGGACCGCATCGGCCTCGGGGCAGTCAGCGACTATCTCGCGGTGCGGCTCATGGGATGTTAG